In a genomic window of Pseudomonas oryzihabitans:
- the mreB gene encoding rod shape-determining protein MreB: MFKKLRGMFSSDLSIDLGTANTLIYVRERGIVLNEPSVVAIRTHGNSNQKSVVAVGTDAKRMLGRTPGNISAIRPMKDGVIADFSVCEKMLQYFINKVHENSFLQPSPRVLICVPCKSTQVERRAIRESALGAGAREVFLIEEPMAAAIGAGLPVEEAHGSMVVDIGGGTTEIALISLNGVVYAESVRVGGDRFDEAIVTYVRRNYGSLIGESTAERIKQEIGTAYPGGEVREIDVRGRNLAEGVPRSFTLNSNEVLEAMQESLATIVQAVKSCLEQSPPELASDIAERGLVLTGGGALLRDLDKLLSLETGLPVIVAEDPLTCVARGGGKALEMMDRHAMDLLSTE; the protein is encoded by the coding sequence ATGTTCAAGAAATTGCGTGGCATGTTCTCCAGCGATCTGTCGATCGACCTGGGAACCGCCAACACCCTGATTTATGTCCGCGAGCGCGGTATCGTGCTGAACGAGCCCTCGGTGGTCGCTATCCGTACCCACGGCAACAGCAACCAGAAGAGCGTGGTCGCCGTCGGTACCGATGCCAAGCGCATGCTCGGTCGGACGCCGGGCAACATCTCCGCGATTCGCCCGATGAAGGACGGCGTCATCGCCGACTTCAGCGTCTGTGAAAAGATGCTGCAGTACTTCATCAACAAGGTGCACGAGAACAGCTTCCTGCAGCCCAGTCCGCGGGTGCTGATCTGCGTGCCCTGCAAGTCGACCCAGGTCGAGCGCCGCGCCATTCGCGAATCCGCGCTGGGTGCCGGGGCGCGTGAGGTGTTCCTGATCGAAGAACCGATGGCCGCGGCCATCGGCGCCGGTCTGCCGGTCGAGGAAGCCCATGGTTCCATGGTCGTCGATATCGGTGGAGGTACCACCGAGATCGCGCTGATTTCCCTGAACGGCGTGGTCTATGCCGAGTCGGTCCGCGTCGGCGGTGATCGCTTCGACGAAGCCATCGTCACCTATGTGCGCCGCAACTACGGTAGCCTGATCGGCGAATCCACCGCCGAGCGCATCAAGCAGGAAATCGGTACCGCCTACCCGGGCGGCGAAGTCCGTGAGATCGATGTGCGTGGCCGCAACCTTGCCGAAGGTGTCCCGCGCAGCTTCACCCTCAATTCCAACGAGGTGCTCGAAGCCATGCAGGAATCCCTGGCGACCATCGTCCAGGCGGTCAAGAGCTGCCTCGAGCAGTCGCCGCCGGAACTGGCCTCCGACATCGCCGAGCGTGGCCTGGTGTTGACCGGTGGTGGCGCCCTGCTGCGTGACCTGGACAAGCTGCTGTCGCTGGAGACCGGTCTGCCGGTCATCGTCGCCGAGGACCCGCTGACCTGCGTGGCCCGTGGCGGCGGCAAGGCGCTGGAAATGATGGATCGCCACGCCATGGACCTGCTGTCCACCGAATAA
- the mreD gene encoding rod shape-determining protein MreD, translating to MALRIGHNGWVIWLTLLVGLLLSVAPMPEFMEIGRPLWLAMLLTFWTLTLPHRVGLLTAWVMGIAEDVLYGSLLGQTALVLSLVVFLVRSLAPRLRAFPIWQQGFVLLVVYGIGQLLALWLNALAGSRPPTLVFLTPALVSALLWPWIYLLLRGLRLRFGVN from the coding sequence ATGGCGCTGCGCATCGGCCACAACGGGTGGGTGATCTGGCTCACCCTGTTGGTCGGCCTGCTGCTGTCGGTCGCGCCCATGCCGGAGTTCATGGAAATCGGCCGGCCGCTGTGGCTGGCGATGTTGTTGACCTTCTGGACCCTGACCCTGCCGCATCGCGTCGGTCTGCTCACCGCCTGGGTGATGGGTATCGCCGAAGACGTGCTCTACGGCAGTCTGCTGGGGCAAACGGCCCTGGTGCTGAGTCTGGTGGTGTTCCTGGTCCGCTCCCTGGCGCCGCGGCTGCGCGCCTTTCCGATCTGGCAGCAGGGCTTCGTGCTGCTGGTGGTCTATGGCATCGGTCAACTGCTGGCGCTGTGGCTGAACGCCCTGGCTGGCAGCCGCCCGCCGACCCTGGTCTTTCTCACCCCGGCCCTGGTCAGCGCCTTGCTCTGGCCCTGGATCTACCTGCTGCTTCGCGGGTTGCGCCTCAGATTCGGCGTCAACTAA
- the gatA gene encoding Asp-tRNA(Asn)/Glu-tRNA(Gln) amidotransferase subunit GatA: protein MHQLTLTEIAAALAAKQFSAEELTLGLLQRIEQLDPQLNTFITVTREQALAQARAADNRRAAGETGALLGAPIGHKDLFCTQGVLTTCGSKILTGFEAPYDATVVEKLAAAGTVSLGKLNMDEFAMGSANESSHYGPVKNPWDVTRVPGGSSGGSAAAVAARLLPAATGTDTGGSIRQPAALTNLTGIKPTYGRVSRWGMIAFASSLDQGGPLARTAEDCALLLQAMAGFDPKDSTSVDQPVDDYRSTLQQPLTGLRIGLPREYFGADLDARIGEKVLAVVEELKKLGATVKDISLPNLQHAIPAYYVIAPAEASSNLSRFDGVRFGYRCENPVNLEDLYKRSRGEGFGAEVKRRIMVGTYALSAGYYDAYYLKAQRIRRLIKNDFVAAFAEVDVILGPTTPNPAWKIGAKSNDPVSAYLEDLYTIAANLAGIPGLSMPAGFIDGLPVGVQLLGNYFQEGRLLNVAHQYQQVSDWHRQAPSGF from the coding sequence ATGCATCAGCTGACCCTGACCGAGATCGCCGCCGCCCTGGCCGCGAAGCAATTTTCCGCCGAAGAACTGACCCTCGGCTTGCTGCAGCGGATCGAGCAACTCGACCCGCAGCTCAACACCTTCATCACCGTGACCCGCGAGCAGGCCCTGGCGCAGGCACGCGCCGCCGATAATCGCCGCGCCGCTGGCGAGACCGGCGCCCTGCTCGGCGCGCCCATCGGCCACAAGGACCTGTTCTGCACCCAGGGCGTGCTCACCACCTGCGGTTCGAAGATTCTCACCGGCTTCGAGGCGCCCTATGACGCCACCGTGGTGGAGAAGCTGGCCGCGGCCGGCACCGTCTCCCTCGGCAAGCTGAACATGGACGAATTCGCCATGGGCTCGGCCAACGAATCCAGCCACTATGGCCCGGTGAAGAATCCCTGGGACGTCACCCGCGTGCCGGGCGGCTCCTCCGGTGGCTCCGCTGCCGCCGTGGCGGCGCGCCTCTTGCCCGCCGCGACCGGCACCGACACCGGTGGCTCGATCCGCCAGCCGGCGGCCCTGACCAACCTCACCGGCATCAAGCCCACCTATGGTCGCGTCTCGCGCTGGGGCATGATCGCCTTCGCCTCCAGCCTCGATCAGGGGGGCCCGCTGGCCCGTACCGCCGAGGATTGCGCCCTGTTGCTGCAGGCCATGGCCGGCTTCGATCCCAAGGACTCCACCAGCGTCGACCAGCCGGTGGACGACTACCGCTCCACCTTGCAGCAACCGCTGACCGGTCTGCGCATCGGCCTGCCGCGGGAGTACTTCGGCGCCGACCTGGATGCCCGCATCGGCGAGAAGGTGCTGGCCGTGGTCGAGGAGCTGAAGAAGCTCGGCGCCACCGTCAAGGACATCTCCCTGCCCAATCTGCAGCACGCCATCCCGGCCTATTACGTGATCGCCCCGGCCGAGGCCAGCTCCAACCTGTCGCGCTTCGACGGCGTGCGCTTCGGCTATCGCTGCGAGAATCCGGTCAACCTGGAGGACCTCTACAAGAGATCCCGCGGCGAAGGTTTCGGCGCGGAAGTGAAGCGCCGCATCATGGTCGGCACCTATGCCCTCTCGGCGGGCTACTACGACGCCTACTACCTCAAAGCGCAGCGTATCCGCCGGCTGATCAAGAACGACTTCGTCGCGGCCTTCGCCGAGGTCGACGTCATCCTCGGCCCGACCACGCCGAATCCGGCCTGGAAAATCGGCGCGAAGAGCAACGACCCGGTCTCCGCCTATCTCGAAGACCTCTACACCATCGCCGCCAACCTCGCCGGCATCCCCGGCCTATCGATGCCGGCCGGTTTCATCGACGGTCTGCCGGTGGGCGTGCAACTGCTCGGCAACTATTTCCAGGAAGGCCGGCTACTCAACGTCGCCCACCAGTACCAACAGGTCAGCGACTGGCATCGCCAGGCGCCGAGCGGCTTCTGA
- a CDS encoding YhdP family protein, which produces MALLKRGALILTLSLLALTTLYVGLGRLLMPWVGEYRNEVEARASTALGEPVRLGRLEGHWAIWNPVLVLRDLSLGRGERTIQLDYLKVVPDVFGSLWHWQLRLKALQVDGVHLVLQEDAQGHWQLRGLPPRAPEAKPFDPAPLLDALGRLDHASLLDSQLSLIPQQGSPVTLRYLEASLSRQLNGSLELASRFRLPDGGTVAAHLNGKPRPDDWRASSLEGYLSLPSSDWSRWVPASLTRQWQLRRAQADGELWFDWAEGRLQHSYLRLRAADLTLAYADRPPVRLQGLELDAAQQGAEAARQTAALALKAQLDGQPLEGRYGLAYDGDTQHLQVRGDQLDLAQAARLARDLAPLPTTVAQAVQTLAPHGRLRNLNADLYPQKPLPERLTYATNMERVGFSAYHGAPAADGISGSLSGSLGGGELRLDTTDFMLYLSDIFPDPWRYRTAKARLTWSLDSQRFTLGSALMQVTGPEGAASGDMHIQLGLHPEVDSYMDLRVGLKDGDASYTRKYLPTRLPATQFSPELAQWLSTAIVGGRIDEGIFQYQGSLRHGSPAHSRTMSLFFRVHDAQLAYQPGWPALRQARGEVFIENDGIKVQVPEGRILDTRVRDAEARIPLLHDGSAPHLKLTARLDSSVRDGLKILQETPLPTAKVFAGWKGEGALPNSGLNLDIPLAKAQPPVVVVDLTPDKARLELADPKLTLTDIRGTFRYDTRTGLSAPDIQARVFDQPIRGQALAEGKADDPRTRLVLDGRVDVDQLARWLGSAGRPIPARGSLGYRLGLTLAEHSELVVTSDLRGVAIDLPAPFGKSADDSRDAFFSLALNEGERRVEATYKGIADAVLLLDPAAIAKGRGEIMLGGGTANLPASPGYDLRGKLAEFDLSAWQNVYQRYVATGLGGNGGAGQGNDNLPDLSSLGRGDLTFDRFLAFGQEIDNLRLTYEPQDTAWEFGLTSQTIAGQVRIPRQSGQPIDVNLQHLRIPQTPADPSVVSDAPRPDPLADVDPRKLPALNLNIDSFELGGRPVGAQHLQIRPSPAGANFQALNLDLRGLKVQGDLRWEGAPGATHSYYQGRLSGGNIADILLAWNFASSVTSRDFHLNAGVNWPGSPAYVALARLNGSLDARLHEGQLRKVDGPASALRIFGLLNFESIRRRLRLDFSDLFGQGLSYDTITCVLVAQKGVFRTHKPITLSGPGAEMSLSGVLDMAENKVNANLRVGLPLSNALPLAALLAGAPVVGGALFIVDRLIGDRITRIASITYHIQGPWQNPTMTVE; this is translated from the coding sequence ATGGCTCTGCTCAAGCGTGGTGCGCTTATCCTGACATTGTCGCTGCTCGCCTTGACCACGCTCTACGTGGGCCTGGGCCGGTTGCTCATGCCCTGGGTCGGGGAGTATCGCAACGAGGTCGAGGCACGGGCGTCGACCGCGCTGGGCGAGCCGGTGCGCCTGGGCCGCCTCGAAGGCCACTGGGCGATCTGGAATCCGGTGCTGGTGCTGCGCGATCTGAGCCTGGGACGGGGTGAGCGGACCATACAGCTCGACTACCTCAAGGTGGTGCCGGATGTCTTCGGCAGCCTCTGGCATTGGCAACTGCGGCTCAAGGCGCTGCAGGTCGATGGTGTCCATCTGGTCTTGCAGGAGGATGCCCAAGGGCACTGGCAACTGCGCGGCCTGCCACCGCGCGCGCCGGAGGCCAAACCCTTCGATCCGGCTCCGCTGCTCGACGCCTTGGGCCGGCTGGACCATGCCAGCCTGCTGGACAGCCAGCTCAGCCTGATTCCGCAACAGGGTTCACCGGTCACCCTCAGATACCTAGAGGCCAGCCTGTCGCGGCAATTGAATGGTTCCCTGGAGCTGGCGAGTCGTTTCCGGCTGCCCGATGGCGGCACCGTGGCGGCGCATCTGAACGGCAAGCCACGTCCTGACGATTGGCGCGCCAGTAGCCTGGAAGGCTATCTCAGCCTGCCCTCCAGCGACTGGTCTCGCTGGGTGCCGGCCTCCTTGACCAGGCAATGGCAGCTGCGGCGCGCTCAGGCGGATGGCGAACTCTGGTTCGACTGGGCCGAGGGGCGCCTGCAGCATTCCTACCTGCGCCTGCGCGCCGCCGACCTGACCCTCGCCTACGCCGACCGTCCTCCGGTGCGCTTGCAGGGGCTGGAGTTGGACGCCGCCCAGCAGGGTGCCGAGGCGGCCAGGCAAACGGCGGCCCTGGCGCTCAAGGCTCAGCTCGACGGGCAACCGCTGGAAGGCCGCTACGGCCTCGCCTACGACGGTGACACCCAGCACCTGCAGGTGCGTGGCGACCAGCTGGATCTCGCCCAGGCCGCGCGCCTGGCGCGGGATCTTGCGCCCTTGCCCACGACGGTCGCCCAGGCGGTACAGACCTTGGCACCCCATGGCCGGCTACGCAATCTCAACGCCGATCTCTATCCGCAGAAGCCCCTGCCGGAGCGCCTCACCTACGCCACCAACATGGAACGGGTAGGCTTTTCCGCCTATCACGGCGCACCCGCCGCCGACGGTATCAGCGGTAGCCTCAGCGGCAGTCTCGGCGGTGGCGAATTGCGCCTGGATACCACCGATTTCATGCTGTACCTGAGCGATATCTTCCCGGACCCCTGGCGCTATCGCACCGCCAAGGCGCGGCTGACCTGGAGTCTCGACAGCCAGCGCTTCACCCTCGGCAGTGCGCTGATGCAGGTGACTGGTCCCGAAGGCGCCGCCAGTGGCGACATGCACATCCAGCTCGGTCTGCATCCGGAGGTGGACAGCTACATGGACCTGCGGGTCGGCCTCAAGGATGGCGATGCCAGCTATACCCGCAAGTACCTGCCCACGCGCCTGCCGGCGACGCAATTCAGCCCGGAGCTTGCCCAGTGGCTGAGCACCGCCATCGTCGGCGGGCGTATCGACGAGGGCATCTTCCAGTACCAGGGATCGCTGCGGCACGGCTCGCCCGCGCACTCTCGCACCATGAGCCTGTTCTTCCGGGTGCATGATGCCCAGCTGGCCTATCAGCCCGGCTGGCCGGCGCTACGGCAGGCCCGGGGCGAGGTGTTCATCGAAAACGACGGTATCAAGGTGCAGGTGCCGGAAGGACGTATCCTCGACACCCGCGTACGAGATGCCGAGGCCCGTATTCCGCTGCTGCACGACGGCAGCGCACCGCACCTGAAGCTCACCGCTCGGCTCGACAGCAGCGTACGCGACGGCTTGAAGATCCTGCAGGAAACGCCGTTGCCGACCGCCAAGGTCTTCGCCGGCTGGAAGGGGGAGGGCGCGCTTCCCAACAGCGGCCTGAATCTGGACATCCCGCTGGCCAAGGCCCAGCCACCGGTGGTGGTGGTCGACCTGACGCCGGACAAGGCCCGCCTGGAACTGGCGGACCCCAAGTTGACCTTGACCGACATCCGCGGCACCTTCCGCTACGACACCCGCACTGGCTTGAGCGCTCCGGACATCCAGGCGCGGGTCTTCGACCAGCCCATCCGAGGCCAGGCCTTGGCCGAAGGCAAGGCCGACGATCCGCGTACCCGCCTGGTCCTGGATGGGCGCGTGGATGTCGATCAACTGGCCCGTTGGCTGGGGAGTGCAGGGCGCCCCATCCCGGCGCGTGGCTCGTTGGGCTATCGCCTCGGGCTGACCCTGGCCGAGCACAGCGAGCTGGTGGTCACCTCCGACCTGCGCGGCGTGGCCATCGACCTGCCGGCGCCCTTCGGCAAGAGTGCCGACGACAGCCGCGACGCCTTCTTCAGCCTGGCGCTCAACGAGGGTGAACGCCGCGTGGAGGCGACCTACAAGGGCATCGCCGACGCCGTCTTGCTGCTCGATCCCGCCGCCATCGCCAAGGGGCGCGGGGAGATCATGCTCGGTGGTGGCACCGCCAATCTGCCGGCCAGCCCCGGCTACGACCTGCGAGGAAAGCTCGCCGAATTCGATCTGAGCGCCTGGCAGAACGTTTATCAACGCTACGTAGCCACTGGCCTGGGCGGCAATGGCGGTGCAGGGCAGGGCAATGACAATCTTCCCGATCTTTCCAGTCTCGGGCGTGGCGATCTCACCTTCGATCGCTTCCTCGCCTTTGGTCAGGAAATCGACAACCTACGCCTCACCTACGAGCCCCAGGACACCGCTTGGGAGTTTGGGCTGACCAGCCAGACCATCGCCGGCCAGGTGCGGATACCGCGGCAGAGCGGGCAGCCGATCGATGTCAATCTGCAGCACCTGCGCATTCCCCAGACACCAGCGGACCCTTCGGTGGTCAGCGATGCGCCGCGGCCCGATCCGCTGGCCGACGTCGATCCGCGTAAGTTGCCGGCGCTGAACCTGAACATCGATAGCTTCGAATTGGGTGGTCGGCCGGTCGGCGCCCAGCACCTGCAAATCAGGCCCTCGCCGGCTGGAGCCAATTTCCAGGCGCTGAACCTCGATCTGCGTGGCCTCAAGGTACAGGGCGATCTGCGCTGGGAGGGCGCGCCCGGAGCGACCCACAGCTACTACCAAGGCCGACTCTCGGGCGGCAACATCGCCGATATACTCCTGGCCTGGAACTTCGCCTCGAGCGTGACCAGTCGCGATTTCCACCTGAACGCAGGCGTCAACTGGCCCGGCTCGCCGGCCTATGTCGCCCTGGCCCGCCTCAATGGCAGCCTGGATGCGCGCCTGCACGAGGGCCAGTTGCGCAAGGTGGATGGGCCCGCCTCGGCGCTGCGGATCTTTGGCCTGCTCAATTTCGAATCCATCCGCCGCCGCCTGCGTCTGGACTTCTCCGACCTGTTCGGCCAGGGCCTGAGCTACGACACCATCACCTGTGTCCTCGTGGCCCAGAAGGGCGTCTTCCGCACGCACAAGCCCATCACCCTGAGTGGGCCGGGCGCGGAGATGAGCCTCAGTGGGGTGCTGGACATGGCTGAGAACAAGGTCAACGCCAACTTGCGCGTTGGCCTGCCGTTGAGCAATGCGCTGCCGCTGGCGGCCTTGCTCGCTGGCGCCCCGGTGGTCGGCGGCGCGCTGTTCATCGTCGATCGCCTGATCGGTGATCGCATTACCCGCATAGCCAGCATCACCTATCACATCCAAGGCCCCTGGCAGAATCCGACGATGACCGTCGAGTGA
- a CDS encoding Maf family protein, whose protein sequence is MPQLYLASASPRRAELLEQIGVAFQKVAATVDETPYPGEAADAYVERLARAKAAMGWQVLAGTADGCVLGADTCVVLDDRLLGKPRDRSEALAMLAALSGRRHRVVTGVAVADGERCLSRVVAAEVEFRPLAPGEAERYWETGEPADKAGSYAIQGAGAVFVRGLQGSYSAVVGLPLCETAELLSAFAIPCWRSVGLSTAQP, encoded by the coding sequence ATGCCCCAGCTCTACCTTGCTTCCGCCTCGCCACGGCGTGCCGAATTGCTCGAACAGATCGGCGTCGCCTTCCAAAAAGTCGCCGCGACAGTGGACGAAACCCCCTATCCGGGCGAGGCGGCGGACGCCTATGTCGAGCGGCTGGCGCGAGCCAAGGCGGCCATGGGCTGGCAGGTGCTGGCCGGCACCGCGGACGGCTGCGTGCTGGGCGCCGATACCTGCGTGGTGCTCGATGACCGACTGCTGGGCAAGCCCCGGGACCGGAGCGAGGCGCTGGCCATGCTCGCTGCGCTCAGCGGTCGCCGTCATCGGGTGGTGACGGGCGTCGCCGTCGCCGATGGCGAGCGTTGCCTGAGTCGCGTGGTGGCGGCGGAAGTGGAGTTCCGTCCGCTGGCACCCGGCGAAGCCGAGCGCTATTGGGAGACCGGCGAGCCGGCGGACAAAGCCGGCAGCTACGCGATCCAGGGCGCCGGGGCGGTCTTCGTGCGTGGCTTGCAGGGTAGCTATAGTGCCGTCGTAGGGCTGCCGCTATGCGAAACCGCGGAACTGCTGAGCGCTTTCGCCATCCCTTGTTGGCGGTCCGTTGGACTGTCGACTGCCCAACCCTGA
- the gatC gene encoding Asp-tRNA(Asn)/Glu-tRNA(Gln) amidotransferase subunit GatC yields MALERTDVEKIAHLARLGLDEADLAATTATLNDILGLVDRMQAVDTADIAPLAHPLEATQRLRPDQATESNRRDAYQAIAPAVEAGLYLVPKVIE; encoded by the coding sequence ATGGCGCTCGAACGCACCGACGTCGAAAAGATCGCTCACCTGGCCCGCCTGGGCCTCGACGAAGCGGATCTCGCCGCTACCACCGCCACCCTCAACGATATCCTCGGCCTCGTCGACCGCATGCAGGCCGTGGACACCGCGGACATCGCCCCCCTCGCCCACCCGCTGGAAGCCACCCAGCGCCTGCGACCCGACCAGGCCACCGAAAGCAACCGGCGCGACGCCTACCAGGCCATCGCCCCCGCCGTGGAAGCAGGGCTCTACCTGGTACCCAAGGTGATCGAGTGA
- the gatB gene encoding Asp-tRNA(Asn)/Glu-tRNA(Gln) amidotransferase subunit GatB produces the protein MQWETVIGLEIHAQLSTQSKIFSASATSFGAEPNAHASLIDLGMPGTLPVLNAEAVRMACKFGLAIDAEIAERNVFARKNYFYPDLPKGYQTSQMDHPIVGKGHLDITLEDGTVKRIGITRAHLEEDAGKSLHEDFHGMSGIDLNRAGTPLLEIVSEPDIRSAKEAVAYVKAIHALVRYLGICDGNMAEGSLRCDCNVSVRPKGQEAFGTRAEIKNVNSFRFIEKAINHEVQRQIELIEDGGTVVQETRLYDPNKDETRSMRSKEEANDYRYFPCPDLLPVVIEPAFLAEVRSQLPELPTEKRDRFQSEYGLSVYDASVLSASRELADYFEEVQRVSGDAKLAANWVMGELSSLLNKQDLEIGQSPVSAAQLGGLILRIKDDTISGKIAKMVFEALAAGEGESADAIIEAKGLKQVTDSGAIEAMLDEVLAANAAQVEQYRASDEAKRGKMFGFFVGQAMKASKGKANPGQVNQLLKQKLEG, from the coding sequence ATGCAATGGGAAACCGTGATCGGGCTTGAGATCCACGCTCAGCTCAGCACCCAATCGAAGATTTTCTCGGCCAGCGCCACCAGCTTCGGCGCCGAGCCCAATGCCCACGCCAGCCTGATCGACCTCGGTATGCCCGGCACCCTGCCGGTGCTCAACGCCGAGGCCGTGCGCATGGCCTGCAAGTTCGGCCTGGCCATCGATGCCGAGATCGCCGAACGCAACGTGTTCGCGCGCAAGAACTACTTCTACCCGGACCTGCCCAAGGGCTACCAGACCAGCCAGATGGATCACCCCATCGTCGGCAAGGGCCACCTGGACATCACCCTGGAAGACGGCACCGTCAAGCGCATCGGCATCACCCGCGCGCACCTGGAAGAGGATGCCGGCAAGAGCCTGCACGAAGACTTCCACGGCATGAGCGGCATCGACCTGAACCGCGCCGGCACCCCGCTGCTGGAGATCGTCTCCGAGCCGGATATCCGCAGTGCCAAGGAAGCCGTGGCCTACGTCAAGGCCATCCATGCCCTGGTGCGCTACCTGGGCATCTGCGACGGCAATATGGCCGAGGGCTCCTTGCGTTGCGACTGCAACGTCTCGGTACGGCCCAAGGGCCAGGAAGCCTTCGGCACCCGCGCCGAGATCAAGAACGTCAACTCCTTCCGCTTCATCGAGAAGGCCATCAACCACGAGGTCCAGCGCCAGATCGAATTGATCGAGGACGGCGGCACCGTCGTGCAGGAAACTCGCCTGTACGATCCGAACAAGGACGAGACCCGTTCCATGCGCAGCAAGGAGGAAGCCAACGACTACCGTTACTTCCCCTGCCCCGACCTCTTGCCGGTGGTGATCGAGCCGGCCTTCCTCGCCGAGGTGCGCAGCCAGTTGCCCGAGCTGCCGACCGAGAAGCGCGATCGCTTCCAGAGCGAGTACGGCCTGTCGGTCTATGACGCCAGCGTGCTGTCCGCCAGCCGCGAACTGGCCGACTACTTCGAGGAAGTCCAGCGGGTGAGCGGCGATGCCAAGTTGGCCGCCAACTGGGTGATGGGCGAGTTGTCCAGCCTGCTCAACAAGCAGGACCTGGAGATCGGCCAGTCGCCGGTGAGCGCGGCCCAGCTGGGCGGCCTGATCCTGCGCATCAAGGACGACACCATCTCCGGCAAGATCGCCAAGATGGTCTTCGAGGCCCTGGCTGCCGGCGAAGGTGAGAGCGCCGATGCCATCATCGAAGCCAAGGGGCTCAAGCAGGTCACCGACAGCGGCGCCATCGAGGCCATGCTGGACGAGGTCCTGGCCGCCAACGCCGCCCAGGTCGAGCAGTACCGCGCCAGCGACGAAGCCAAGCGCGGCAAGATGTTCGGCTTCTTCGTCGGCCAGGCGATGAAGGCCTCCAAGGGCAAGGCCAACCCCGGCCAGGTCAACCAGTTGCTCAAGCAGAAACTGGAAGGCTGA
- the rng gene encoding ribonuclease G encodes MSEEILINITPMESRVAVVENGVLQEVHVERTLRRGIVGNIYRGRVVRVLPGMQAAFVDIGLARAAFIHAAEISQREGAAVESINALVREGQTLVVQVTKDPIGTKGARLTTHLSIPSRYLVYMPRTSHVGISLKIEDEAERERLKAIMTRCVESEGIEQEGGFILRTAAEAAREEDILADIRYLRRLWQQISGNLQGPTPVPIYEDLTLALRALRDLVGPRTEKIRVDSRENFQRIGQFVEELMPEVASRLEHYPGERPIFDLYGVEDEIQKALERKVLLKSGGYLVIDPTEAMTTIDVNTGAFVGHRTLEETIFKTNLEAATAIARQLRLRNLGGIIIIDFIDMEDEEHQRQVIRTLEKQLERDHAKTNIIGITELGLLQMTRKRTRESLSQVLCEPCANCQGRGILRTAETICYEIFREILREARAYQANSYLVLANQKVVDRLLDEESGNVADLEAFIGRTVKFQVETMYSQEQYDVVLL; translated from the coding sequence ATGAGCGAAGAGATCCTCATCAACATCACTCCCATGGAGTCCCGTGTCGCGGTCGTGGAAAACGGTGTGCTGCAGGAGGTGCACGTCGAACGCACCCTGAGACGCGGCATCGTCGGCAACATCTATCGTGGGCGGGTGGTGCGGGTGCTGCCGGGCATGCAGGCGGCCTTCGTCGACATCGGGCTCGCCCGGGCGGCCTTCATCCACGCCGCCGAGATCTCCCAGCGCGAGGGAGCGGCGGTAGAGAGCATCAACGCCCTGGTGCGTGAGGGCCAGACCCTGGTGGTCCAGGTCACCAAGGACCCCATAGGCACCAAGGGCGCGCGGCTCACCACCCATCTGTCGATCCCCTCGCGCTACTTGGTCTATATGCCGCGGACTTCCCATGTCGGCATTTCGCTGAAGATCGAGGACGAGGCCGAGCGCGAGCGCCTCAAGGCGATCATGACCCGCTGCGTCGAAAGCGAAGGGATCGAGCAGGAGGGCGGCTTCATCCTGCGTACCGCCGCCGAGGCCGCGCGCGAGGAAGACATCCTTGCCGACATCCGTTACCTGCGCCGGCTCTGGCAGCAGATTTCCGGCAATCTGCAGGGGCCGACGCCGGTGCCCATCTATGAGGACCTGACCCTGGCACTGCGGGCGCTGCGTGACCTGGTCGGGCCGCGCACGGAAAAGATCCGCGTCGACAGCCGCGAGAATTTCCAGCGCATCGGCCAGTTCGTCGAGGAACTCATGCCCGAGGTGGCTTCGCGCCTGGAGCACTATCCCGGCGAGCGGCCGATCTTCGATCTCTATGGCGTGGAAGACGAGATCCAGAAGGCCCTGGAGCGCAAGGTGCTGCTCAAGTCCGGTGGCTATCTGGTGATAGACCCCACCGAGGCCATGACCACCATCGACGTCAACACCGGTGCCTTCGTCGGCCATCGCACCCTGGAAGAGACCATCTTCAAGACCAACCTCGAGGCCGCCACCGCCATCGCTCGCCAGCTGCGGCTGCGCAATCTCGGCGGCATCATCATCATCGACTTCATCGACATGGAAGACGAAGAGCACCAGCGCCAGGTGATCCGGACGCTGGAGAAGCAGCTCGAGCGCGACCACGCCAAGACCAACATCATCGGCATCACCGAGTTGGGCCTGTTGCAGATGACCCGCAAGCGCACCCGCGAAAGCCTGTCCCAGGTGCTCTGCGAACCCTGCGCCAATTGCCAGGGGCGCGGCATCCTGCGCACCGCCGAGACCATCTGCTACGAGATCTTCCGCGAGATCCTGCGCGAGGCGCGAGCCTACCAGGCCAATTCCTACCTGGTGCTGGCCAACCAGAAGGTGGTGGATCGGCTGCTGGACGAGGAATCGGGCAACGTCGCCGATCTCGAAGCCTTCATCGGTCGTACCGTCAAATTCCAGGTGGAGACCATGTATTCCCAGGAGCAGTACGATGTGGTGCTGCTCTAG